The genomic DNA CCACGAGCTGCAACCGGAAGCACGCCGCCACGAGGCTCGCGATGGGCGTGAGGAAGCCCACCCCCAGGGCGTTGAGCGCCAGCATCTGTCCCAGTTGCAGGTGTTGGTGGAGCACCTGGAACGTGCCCACCAGCAGGAGCACCAGGGGAGACGTCATCCGCAGGGCGCCCGAGATGGCCTCGACGCTCGCCTCCAGCCGGCCGCGCTCCAGGGACACGTTGAGCGTGTCCACGTAGAGGTTGGACCAGTGCTGCACGGTGCGGCTCTCCACGCCCATGCCCTTGATGGTCTGGATGCCGGTCATCATCTCCACCTGGTAGTTCTGGGCGACGGCCGATACCTCCAGATCCTTGGCGAGCAGTTCGCGCTGGCGTTCGCGGGCCACCAGGAAGACGAGGACCTGGAGCACGGCGAGGCCCACGGCGAGCAGGCCCATCTGCCAGTTCATCGCCATCAGGACGACGAGGTAGAGCGAGGCGAGCGAGCCATCGAGCAGGGCGGACAGCGCGCCCGAGGTGAGGATCTCCCGGATGGTGGCGTTGCTGTTGAGCCGGGCGATGAGGTCTCCCGAGGAGCGCACGTGGAAGAAGGAGAAGGGCAGGTGGATGAGGTGGTCGAGGAAGCCGAGCGTGAGCCGGGCATCCAGGTGCGTGCGCAGGTGCAGCAGCAGGTGCGTGCGCACGAGCAGCGAGAGCACCTGGAAGAGCAGCAACACGGCCATGCCAACGCCCATGACCCCCAGGAGCGACACATCCCCCGTGGGGAGCACTTGATCCACCACGGCGCCCGTGAGGACGGGCAGGCCCAGCGCGAGCACCTGCAAGAGCAGGGAGGTGAAGAGGACGCGCCCGAGCAGGGGCCGCGCCTCCATCAGCAGCCGCAGATAGCGGTGGGTGCCGCGAGGGGCCTCGCCCGTCTCGAAGGTCTCCGTGGGCTCGAAGACGAGGGCGATTCCGGTGAAGGCCTTGCGGAACTCCTCCATCGACACGTAGCGCCGGCCGAGCGCGGGATCCAACAGCGTGACGCCCCGGCCCGTGAGCTTGTCGAAGACGACGAAGTGGGCGAACTCCCAGTGGAGGATGGCCCCGGTGGGCAGCAGGTGGAACTCCTCCACCTCCACCTGGGCGGCCCGGCCCCGGAGCCCGAAGCTCTTCCCGGCGTTGAGGACGGCCCGGGCGGTCACTCCCTCCGTGCTCACGAGACCCGTGACGCGCTGCACCTCGTCCAGCGTCATCTTCCGGCCCCAGTAGCCGAGCACCATGGTGAGACACGCTGCGCCGCAGTCCACCGCCGTCACCTGGGCCACGAAGGGCAACCGTCGTCCGATCAGCCGGCGGCCCAACTTCCGCAGCGCGGGGAACCGCTCGAGCAGCGAGGAGAAGTGGTCCGTCACGTGTCCCCCCACAACGCGTCGAGCGCGGGGATCAACAGCATCCACCCATTGCGGCTGCGCACCTGGACGCGGCCAATGCCCACCATGCCGGTGTAGTAGCGGAAGGTGTTTCCGTGAGCGCGCAACCCGTCGTCCGGCAGCCGCGCCTCCACGCGCACCATGGGCCCGTCCACCTTCAGCACATCGCCCAGGGCCGCGCCCAGATAGCGCTTCACCTCGGTGGGGCCGAGCAATTCGTCGCTCACGGCCGTCACGGTGACGTCCTGGTAGAGGTAGGCGAAGCCCTGGAGTTCCAGGCGCAGGGGCTGGCCGGGCTTGAGCCGTGGCCGGTACTGCCCTGGCACGAGCAGGAGCGCCTTCACCTCGGTGTCCTCCTTGGCGAGCGTGGCCACCACCTCGCCCGCGCCGAGGTACTGGTTGTCATGCACCCGCACCTCGCGCACCACGCCGTCGAAGGGGGCCACCAGGGTGCGTTCCGAGACGAGCGCGTCGTTCAATTCCAACTGGGCGCGCAGACCGCCCAGGGACTGGCGCGCCGCCGTGTTGAGCGGATCCGTGAGCCGCACCGCGAGCTGGGCGCGGTACTCCTGGGCCACGCGCTCGCGCTCGGCCGTCTCGCTCCGGGCATACAACTCCACCAGGGGCTCTCCCGCCCGCACCCGCTGCCCGCGTTTGACGAGGACGCGGCTGATGCGCCCGCCCGCCGTGGAGGGGATGTCCTCCACGCCCGCCACCTGGATGAGCAGCGGCCCCGAGGCGTATTCGTGCACGTGCACCACCGCGAGCACCACCGCCGCCGTGAGCGCGAGCGCCACCAGGTTCCAATAGGTGACACGCACCCAGAAGGGCGTGAGCTTGAGCAGGCTGCCCTTCTCCTCGCTCTGGTGGTAGTGATCGAGCGCTTCCCGCCGGAACAGATCTTGCGGAGTCATGTGTGGCCGCGAATGCAGGGTGGGAGGTTCTTCTGAGGTTCTTCTAAAGACAGATGGAGGGACGACCTCGGGGCCATCCCTCTCATCCATCATTCAACGGTGCTTCCTGACGTCGGGGTGGATGCCACCCCCGGGTTTCAACAGTCGCCGTGCTCGTTGTCGCCGCCCGTGGTGTTGCAGCCGCCTCCGCGCGTGAACAAGCACTGGCAATGACCTCCCTTCTTCCCGCCCACCACGCCGTCCAGCAGATCCAGCTGACTGTCGTCCAGGGTACGCAGGGTCTCCTTCTTGAAGGAGAGCTTCATGGACAGGGGCTCGGTCTTGGTCGTCGTGTCACTCATGGTCTTCATCCTCTTTCGAGCCAGTCAGTGGGAGGTTTCTTCCTCGCCACCGCCGGTGAAGGGATATTCGGGACGAGTACGGGGTTCCTGTACCCGTCCCGTGACGCCATTGCGGTGCCCGTTTTCATTTTCTTTGAAAAAGTATGGGTTTCATTGAAATGTGAGAGGGATCAGGCGGTTTGCTGGAGAGGGGGAGTCGCGGTATCGAGCCCGAGCGCGGAGGACAGCAGCCGGTAGCAGCGCAGGCGCGAGGCACTGTCCGGCGCCCTGTCCAGGAAGACGATCTCGTCCGCCTGATAGCGGTGGGCGATGGCCTCCAATTGCTGGCGGCACTGCTCGGGATTGCCCAGGACGGACACGTGGGGGTCGGGATTGCCCACGCCTTCCAGCGCGAGGGTCCGCGCCTCCTGCTCCGTTTCCGCGCACATCCCACTGACGGCGACCACCAGTTCCGGCCGTGCCTGCCACCGGTTGGAGCGGAATTCTTCCAGGTAGCGCGCGGCGATGCTCGGGTCATCCCGGCTCTGCACATGGGCGAGCGAGAAGCCGAAGCTGGCGCCATGCTCGGCCGCCAGGCTCGCGGCCTCGGGGCGCGAGAGGCCGAGCACCCAGAAGGGAGGGGCGGGCGTGCCCAGGGGTTGGAAGGCCGGTGAGGCCTCGCCGCGCATGAGGGACAGCAATCGCACCGTGCGTTGGGCATGCTCGCTTCGTACCTGGGTCAGGGGCGCCCCTCCATCGCGCAGGGCCTCGGCGACCTCGGGTGCGGCTTCGCCTCCGCCCACCCCCAGGTCGATGCGTCCGGGGAAGAGGGACTCCAGCAACCGGAAGGCCTTGGCCACGCGCAGCGGGCTGTGCAACTTGAGCAGCATGCCCGCCACGCCCACCCGGATGCGCTCGGTGGAGCCCGCCACGAGTGGCACCATCATGTCCGGCGCGTGTTGGGCGTAGTGCAATTCGTGGTGCTCGGCCAGCCAGAAACGGGAGTAGCCGAGCTTCTCGGCCTCCTGGGCGAGGAAGATGGACTCGTGGAGGCTGTGAAAGGGTTTGAGGCCCTCGCGCAGCGGACAGAAGTCGAGGATTCCCAGACGCATGGATGTCAGACCTCCGGAGAGGAAGAGGGCGAGCCGAGCGAGAAGAGAAAGGTTTCATCCCAGTCCGGGGATTGATCCGTGGCCGCCGCCAGCAGCATCAACGCGATGCCGGCGGCGCCGAACTGCACGTCCGTGAGGGGACTGGAGGGATCCTGCTCGAAGCAGTAGCCGCCAGGACCCTGGCCAGGCTGGCGCAGGGACAACGTGTGTTCGATCCAGCGTTGGGCGGCTTCTCCGAAGACGGACACGCCCGTGGCCTGGTACAGGCGCACATAGAGGTGGGCGGTGCCGGCGGTGCCACAGCACAGGTTGGCGCTGAGGGAGGGAGGACGCTCCAGCGCCTCGACGGCGACGCGGGTGGCCCACTCCAGGGTCCGCGCCTCCCAGTGCGGATCCTTCCAGGTGCGGGCCGCCCACCACAGGGCGGCGGTGATGCCGGGATTGCCCACGCACCAACTGAAGCGCTCGTCCGTCACGTGCTCGAGGCCATGCATGTAATGAGGGAAGCGCGGATGGCCCGGCTCCGCCCGGTGGGCCACCCAGCGAAAGCCCTCCTCCAGCAAGGGGCGGGTGACGTCGAGGGAGACGCCGTGAGCGTGGGCCAGGCTCAGCAGACACAGCGCCCCGGGAATCCCATGTGCCAGGCCCAGGGTGTAGAGTCCCTGGGGGAACTGAGCGTCCTTCCCATAGAGGGACCAGCGGCCGCGGGGCATTCGCCAGGAGGCCCCGGAGGCCGAGTGCTCGGCCACCTCGCGGGCCCGGTCCACCGCCTGCGCCAGCAACCGGCGCCCGTTGGGGTGGGGCATGCGCTTGGCGGCGTACAATCCCATGCCCGCGAGCCCATCCCGGATGTCACAGGGGTGGGGCCAGGGCGAGCGGTTCAGCTCCACCTCCAGGGACTCGTCCACCCAGACACATAACTCCTCGACGTCCAGGTCCGGGTAGCGGGCGGACAGGTGCGCGGCGGCCCATCCCATTCCGGCCAATCCCTCGTGCAAGCTGAGGGGGGGTGGGGTGCGGCGGGTGAACAGCGCCGCGGCGCGCTGGAGGCTCCGGGCCGCCAGGTCGATCCACTTCGGCGCGAGTGCTCGGGCGGCGGCCTCGAAGAAGAGGGCGTAGCCCGTGTGGCCGGCGATCAAGCCGGGAACTTTTCCCAGGGGGAGTTCCGCGGTGTCCCGGACGATGGCTTCGGCGGCCTCCAATGCCTGGG from Melittangium boletus DSM 14713 includes the following:
- a CDS encoding peptidase domain-containing ABC transporter; translation: MTDHFSSLLERFPALRKLGRRLIGRRLPFVAQVTAVDCGAACLTMVLGYWGRKMTLDEVQRVTGLVSTEGVTARAVLNAGKSFGLRGRAAQVEVEEFHLLPTGAILHWEFAHFVVFDKLTGRGVTLLDPALGRRYVSMEEFRKAFTGIALVFEPTETFETGEAPRGTHRYLRLLMEARPLLGRVLFTSLLLQVLALGLPVLTGAVVDQVLPTGDVSLLGVMGVGMAVLLLFQVLSLLVRTHLLLHLRTHLDARLTLGFLDHLIHLPFSFFHVRSSGDLIARLNSNATIREILTSGALSALLDGSLASLYLVVLMAMNWQMGLLAVGLAVLQVLVFLVARERQRELLAKDLEVSAVAQNYQVEMMTGIQTIKGMGVESRTVQHWSNLYVDTLNVSLERGRLEASVEAISGALRMTSPLVLLLVGTFQVLHQHLQLGQMLALNALGVGFLTPIASLVAACFRLQLVGGYLERVDDVLEAPPEQSPSALRRPHRLQGGISLENVSFRYGPLAPVVVRDVSLEIRPGQFIAIVGRSGAGKSTLAHLLLGLYLPSEGTIRYDGHPLSELDLHDVRGQMGVVMQNPMLFRGDIRRNIAYHNDALTLDAVISAARRAQVHDDIMAMPLQYSTLLSEMGGSISGGQRQRLALARALVHDPAILLLDEATNALDVKTERAVQQALEELRCTRVVIAHRLSTIQDADVILVMDKGRLVEQGTHAELMALRGHYFGLVAAQEQPRALS
- a CDS encoding class I lanthipeptide — translated: MSDTTTKTEPLSMKLSFKKETLRTLDDSQLDLLDGVVGGKKGGHCQCLFTRGGGCNTTGGDNEHGDC
- a CDS encoding efflux RND transporter periplasmic adaptor subunit, with the translated sequence MTPQDLFRREALDHYHQSEEKGSLLKLTPFWVRVTYWNLVALALTAAVVLAVVHVHEYASGPLLIQVAGVEDIPSTAGGRISRVLVKRGQRVRAGEPLVELYARSETAERERVAQEYRAQLAVRLTDPLNTAARQSLGGLRAQLELNDALVSERTLVAPFDGVVREVRVHDNQYLGAGEVVATLAKEDTEVKALLLVPGQYRPRLKPGQPLRLELQGFAYLYQDVTVTAVSDELLGPTEVKRYLGAALGDVLKVDGPMVRVEARLPDDGLRAHGNTFRYYTGMVGIGRVQVRSRNGWMLLIPALDALWGDT
- a CDS encoding lanthionine synthetase C family protein is translated as MTGSLQTQALEAAEAIVRDTAELPLGKVPGLIAGHTGYALFFEAAARALAPKWIDLAARSLQRAAALFTRRTPPPLSLHEGLAGMGWAAAHLSARYPDLDVEELCVWVDESLEVELNRSPWPHPCDIRDGLAGMGLYAAKRMPHPNGRRLLAQAVDRAREVAEHSASGASWRMPRGRWSLYGKDAQFPQGLYTLGLAHGIPGALCLLSLAHAHGVSLDVTRPLLEEGFRWVAHRAEPGHPRFPHYMHGLEHVTDERFSWCVGNPGITAALWWAARTWKDPHWEARTLEWATRVAVEALERPPSLSANLCCGTAGTAHLYVRLYQATGVSVFGEAAQRWIEHTLSLRQPGQGPGGYCFEQDPSSPLTDVQFGAAGIALMLLAAATDQSPDWDETFLFSLGSPSSSPEV
- a CDS encoding MsnO8 family LLM class oxidoreductase: MRLGILDFCPLREGLKPFHSLHESIFLAQEAEKLGYSRFWLAEHHELHYAQHAPDMMVPLVAGSTERIRVGVAGMLLKLHSPLRVAKAFRLLESLFPGRIDLGVGGGEAAPEVAEALRDGGAPLTQVRSEHAQRTVRLLSLMRGEASPAFQPLGTPAPPFWVLGLSRPEAASLAAEHGASFGFSLAHVQSRDDPSIAARYLEEFRSNRWQARPELVVAVSGMCAETEQEARTLALEGVGNPDPHVSVLGNPEQCRQQLEAIAHRYQADEIVFLDRAPDSASRLRCYRLLSSALGLDTATPPLQQTA